A section of the Pimelobacter simplex genome encodes:
- a CDS encoding MCE family protein translates to MTTTTRFARIAGALVAVLAVLLASGCSAVSGGDKMTVKAYFADSAGLFVGNDVGILGVTVGKVKSIEPAGDKVLVTMEIDADQPVPADAGAVVVARSVATDRYVELTPVYRSGPKLDDDATIGLDKTQTPVDFDQVLESLNDFATGIGGNKDTTKAVQRFIDAGAEALQGRGPLLNQTIHSLADGVDGLASQKENIAATLKSLDVLLTTISTNEQTARTFIQQVSKASTMLADERENFRQALRSLDEAVTTVAKFAVDNRAEIVRNLDGGTKLMKTVLSKQDQLAEILRVMPLALENLRMVPGDRLPVRIDPLILDPLGGILQQVCSRVLGPLCEILDGTQPGR, encoded by the coding sequence ATGACCACGACCACCCGGTTCGCCCGCATCGCCGGCGCCCTCGTCGCCGTCCTGGCCGTGCTGCTCGCCTCGGGCTGCAGCGCGGTGAGCGGTGGCGACAAGATGACCGTCAAGGCCTACTTCGCCGACTCCGCCGGCCTCTTCGTCGGCAACGACGTCGGGATCCTCGGCGTCACCGTCGGCAAGGTGAAGTCGATCGAGCCGGCCGGCGACAAGGTGCTGGTCACCATGGAGATCGACGCCGACCAGCCCGTGCCGGCCGACGCCGGCGCCGTCGTGGTCGCCCGCTCGGTCGCCACCGACCGCTACGTCGAGCTGACCCCGGTCTACCGCTCGGGACCCAAGCTCGACGACGACGCGACGATCGGGCTCGACAAGACCCAGACCCCGGTCGACTTCGACCAGGTGCTGGAGTCGCTCAACGACTTCGCGACCGGCATCGGCGGCAACAAGGACACCACCAAGGCCGTCCAGCGCTTCATCGACGCCGGCGCCGAGGCGCTCCAGGGTCGTGGTCCGCTGCTCAACCAGACGATCCACTCGCTGGCCGACGGCGTCGACGGACTGGCCAGCCAGAAGGAGAACATCGCGGCGACCCTCAAGTCGCTCGACGTCCTGCTGACCACGATCTCGACCAACGAGCAGACCGCGCGCACGTTCATCCAGCAGGTGTCCAAGGCCTCGACGATGCTCGCCGACGAGCGCGAGAACTTCCGCCAGGCGCTGCGCTCGCTCGACGAGGCGGTCACCACCGTCGCGAAGTTCGCGGTCGACAACCGCGCCGAGATCGTGCGCAACCTCGACGGGGGCACCAAGCTGATGAAGACGGTGCTGAGCAAGCAGGACCAGCTCGCCGAGATCCTGCGGGTCATGCCGCTGGCCCTCGAGAACCTGCGGATGGTCCCCGGTGACCGGCTCCCGGTCCGGATCGACCCGCTGATCCTCGACCCGCTGGGCGGCATCCTGCAGCAGGTCTGCTCGCGGGTGCTCGGGCCGCTGTGCGAGATCCTCGACGGAACGCAGCCGGGACGGTGA
- a CDS encoding MCE family protein, whose protein sequence is MTGLRTIAFKFAAFAVASGLMLLLLVNTMQNGVSGDTREYTAEFADVNGLRTGDDVKAAGVRVGQVTSIEATDDGAEIGIELVEGQPLLDSTKLVMRYQNLLGQRYIALVQGAQRGPELKDGATVPLAQTDPGFDLTGLLNGFRPLFRVLQPGDVNTLAGSLIKVLQGEGGTVEQLLSQTGQLSNFLADRDEVIGQVMTNLKPVLDNLAGQGDELTQTVQELRALMTGLAKDRKSIGASIDGVSRLVGATSSLLKEVKVPLVRTTDRLVTVADMLERSRSSLTAAVPAFATVFESLGRATSYENALNVYVCSLSIALTKNGTGINPVGNNGPWSAVCR, encoded by the coding sequence ATGACCGGGCTGCGCACGATCGCGTTCAAGTTCGCCGCCTTCGCGGTGGCCAGTGGCCTCATGCTCCTGCTGCTGGTCAACACCATGCAGAACGGCGTCAGCGGCGACACCCGCGAGTACACGGCCGAGTTCGCCGACGTCAACGGGCTGCGCACCGGCGACGACGTCAAGGCGGCCGGCGTCCGGGTCGGCCAGGTGACCAGCATCGAGGCCACCGACGACGGCGCCGAGATCGGCATCGAGCTGGTCGAGGGTCAGCCGCTGCTCGACTCCACCAAGCTCGTCATGCGCTACCAGAACCTGCTCGGCCAGCGCTACATCGCGCTGGTCCAGGGCGCCCAGCGCGGTCCGGAGCTCAAGGACGGCGCGACCGTCCCCCTGGCCCAGACCGACCCGGGCTTCGACCTGACCGGGCTGCTCAACGGCTTCCGCCCGCTCTTCCGGGTGCTCCAGCCCGGTGACGTCAACACCCTGGCCGGCTCGCTCATCAAGGTGCTCCAGGGCGAGGGCGGCACGGTCGAGCAGCTGCTCTCCCAGACCGGCCAGCTCAGCAACTTCCTGGCCGACCGCGACGAGGTGATCGGCCAGGTGATGACCAACCTCAAGCCGGTGCTCGACAACCTGGCCGGCCAGGGCGACGAGCTCACCCAGACGGTCCAGGAGCTGCGTGCCCTGATGACGGGTCTGGCCAAGGACCGCAAGTCGATCGGCGCCTCGATCGACGGCGTCAGCCGCCTGGTCGGTGCGACCAGCTCGCTGCTCAAGGAGGTCAAGGTGCCGCTGGTGAGGACGACCGACCGGCTGGTCACGGTCGCCGACATGCTGGAGCGCTCGCGCTCGAGCCTGACGGCCGCGGTGCCCGCCTTCGCGACGGTCTTCGAGTCGCTGGGCCGCGCCACGTCGTACGAGAACGCGCTCAACGTCTACGTGTGCTCGCTCTCGATCGCGCTGACCAAGAACGGCACGGGCATCAACCCGGTCGGCAACAACGGCCCGTGGTCGGCGGTGTGCCGATGA
- a CDS encoding MlaE family ABC transporter permease → MSEIKLGRTLGSRASDAVVGTADSIMSVLAMFGSFVSFSGKVFRELPTTIALYPKEVLRQIKDIAWGSGALLVGGGTVGVMILLSVAAGTSIGIEGFNGLEIVGLAPLTGFISASVNTRELAPLIAALALGAQVGCRFTAQIGSMKIHEEVDALEVMAVSAMRYVVTTRVIACMVAILPLYLIGLIGSYIASQVSVVVLFGQSPGQYDHYFSTFIQPRDIVFSIIKILIFALTVALIHCWYGMRVGGGPQAVGEATGTGIRASIVSIVALDMVLTLVFWGGDPGFRISG, encoded by the coding sequence ATGTCCGAGATCAAGCTCGGCCGCACCCTCGGCTCCCGCGCCTCCGACGCCGTGGTCGGCACCGCGGACTCGATCATGTCGGTGCTCGCCATGTTCGGCTCGTTCGTGAGCTTCTCCGGCAAGGTCTTCCGCGAGCTGCCCACCACGATCGCGCTCTACCCCAAGGAGGTGCTGCGCCAGATCAAGGACATCGCCTGGGGCAGCGGCGCGCTCCTGGTCGGCGGCGGCACGGTCGGCGTGATGATCCTGCTTTCGGTCGCGGCCGGTACGTCGATCGGCATCGAGGGCTTCAACGGCCTCGAGATCGTCGGCCTGGCGCCGCTGACCGGCTTCATCTCCGCCAGCGTCAACACCCGTGAGCTGGCCCCGCTGATCGCCGCGCTCGCCCTCGGCGCCCAGGTCGGCTGCCGGTTCACCGCCCAGATCGGCTCGATGAAGATCCACGAAGAGGTCGACGCCCTCGAGGTGATGGCGGTCAGCGCGATGCGCTACGTCGTGACCACCCGGGTGATCGCCTGCATGGTCGCGATCCTGCCGCTCTACCTGATCGGCCTGATCGGCAGCTATATCGCCTCGCAGGTCTCGGTCGTGGTCCTCTTCGGCCAGTCACCAGGCCAGTACGACCACTACTTCTCGACGTTCATCCAACCCAGGGACATCGTCTTCTCGATCATCAAGATCCTGATCTTCGCCCTGACCGTGGCCCTGATCCACTGCTGGTACGGCATGCGCGTCGGCGGCGGCCCGCAGGCCGTCGGCGAGGCCACCGGTACCGGCATCCGGGCCAGCATCGTGTCCATCGTGGCCCTCGACATGGTCCTGACCCTGGTCTTCTGGGGCGGCGACCCCGGCTTCCGGATCTCCGGGTGA
- a CDS encoding phospholipase D-like domain-containing protein, which yields MAHPDGDSLAGLRTALRRILLTLIGVPFVVAIAMSLVDSYRRRGKRPKPFPTTTPRTVEVGDGEVTTYTFGRDLYDDMLAAIDGAQRQILFETYIWKGDATGERFKRALIAAAERGVDVYCTYDAFANLVVSPAFQRFPPSVKVLRYPVYSAGWRFFDLRRYGRDHRKILVVDDAVGFVGGYNIGSAYESEWRDTHVRITGPAVWDLKRAFADFWNLNRRRRLRGTERPLLLETASTWEPRVRLQRNVPRLWMFPIRAMYLEAINRASRNIWMTQAYFLPDEDFIAAIKDAARRGVDVRLLLPLKSNHIVADWISRGYFTQLLDAGVRILRYRDAMVHAKTATVDGTWATVGTANIDRLSLSGNYEINVEIIDEAFAAELEAIFEVDQSHCLELTSGEWEARDMHRKFTELVLAPLRPLL from the coding sequence GTGGCGCACCCCGACGGAGACTCCCTGGCCGGTCTGCGGACCGCGCTCCGGCGGATCCTGCTGACCCTGATCGGCGTCCCGTTCGTGGTCGCGATCGCGATGTCGCTCGTCGACTCCTACCGGCGCCGCGGCAAGCGGCCCAAGCCGTTCCCGACCACGACGCCGCGCACGGTCGAGGTGGGCGACGGCGAGGTGACGACGTACACCTTCGGCCGCGACCTGTACGACGACATGCTCGCCGCGATCGACGGCGCCCAGCGCCAGATCCTCTTCGAGACCTACATCTGGAAGGGCGACGCGACGGGGGAGCGGTTCAAGCGCGCGCTCATCGCCGCCGCCGAGCGCGGGGTCGACGTCTACTGCACCTACGACGCCTTCGCCAACCTGGTCGTCTCGCCGGCGTTCCAGCGCTTCCCCCCGAGCGTCAAGGTGCTGCGCTACCCGGTCTACTCGGCCGGCTGGCGCTTCTTCGACCTGCGCCGCTACGGCCGCGACCACCGCAAGATCCTCGTCGTCGACGACGCCGTCGGCTTCGTCGGCGGCTACAACATCGGCTCGGCCTACGAGAGCGAGTGGCGCGACACCCACGTCCGGATCACCGGGCCCGCGGTGTGGGACCTCAAGCGCGCCTTCGCCGACTTCTGGAACCTCAACCGCCGCCGGCGGCTGCGCGGCACCGAGCGGCCGCTGCTGCTCGAGACCGCCTCGACCTGGGAGCCGCGGGTGCGCCTGCAGCGCAACGTGCCGCGGCTGTGGATGTTCCCGATCCGGGCGATGTACCTCGAGGCGATCAACCGGGCCAGCCGCAACATCTGGATGACCCAGGCCTACTTCCTGCCCGACGAGGACTTCATCGCCGCGATCAAGGACGCCGCGCGCCGCGGGGTCGACGTCCGGCTGCTGCTGCCGCTGAAGTCCAACCACATCGTGGCCGACTGGATCTCGCGGGGCTACTTCACCCAGCTGCTCGACGCCGGGGTGCGGATCCTGCGCTACCGCGACGCGATGGTGCACGCCAAGACCGCCACGGTCGACGGCACCTGGGCCACGGTCGGCACCGCGAACATCGACCGGCTCAGCCTCTCGGGCAACTACGAGATCAACGTCGAGATCATCGACGAGGCCTTCGCCGCCGAGCTCGAGGCGATCTTCGAGGTCGACCAGTCGCACTGCCTCGAGCTGACCAGCGGCGAGTGGGAGGCGCGGGACATGCACCGCAAGTTCACCGAGCTGGTGCTCGCGCCGCTGCGCCCGCTGCTCTGA
- a CDS encoding MlaE family ABC transporter permease, whose protein sequence is MSAVAAGGWGRSALDNLTGRFKAGVITTGELVKLAVESIQWGFADIVARRFSWSEFLLQCWFMTRVSLLPTILVAIPFGVITSVQIGAAANQIGAQSFIGAVNGIGVLRQGAPLVTSLMIAGAVGSAVCADLGARTVREEIDALKVMGISPIQRLVAPRILAALVVSVLLTVIVAMTAMITAFAIVVGGGQISSGTYLDSFVGLAQPGDLALAEFKGLLFGFVAIIVCAHKGLNARGGPKAVADAVNQAVVLSVILLAVINVGLTQAYVMLFPGGA, encoded by the coding sequence ATGAGCGCCGTCGCTGCCGGGGGCTGGGGCCGCTCGGCCCTCGACAACCTCACCGGCCGGTTCAAGGCCGGCGTGATCACGACCGGCGAGCTGGTCAAGCTCGCGGTCGAGTCGATCCAGTGGGGCTTCGCCGACATCGTCGCCCGGCGCTTCTCCTGGTCCGAGTTCCTGCTCCAGTGCTGGTTCATGACCCGGGTCTCGCTGCTGCCGACGATCCTGGTCGCCATCCCGTTCGGCGTCATCACCTCGGTCCAGATCGGCGCCGCGGCCAACCAGATCGGCGCGCAGTCCTTCATCGGCGCGGTCAACGGCATCGGCGTGCTGCGCCAGGGCGCACCGCTGGTCACCTCGCTGATGATCGCCGGAGCGGTGGGCTCCGCGGTCTGCGCCGACCTCGGCGCGCGCACGGTCCGCGAGGAGATCGACGCGCTCAAGGTCATGGGCATCTCACCCATCCAGCGCCTGGTCGCGCCCCGCATCCTCGCCGCGCTGGTCGTCTCGGTGCTGCTGACCGTGATCGTGGCGATGACCGCGATGATCACGGCGTTCGCGATCGTGGTGGGCGGTGGCCAGATCTCCTCGGGCACCTATCTCGACTCGTTCGTGGGGCTGGCCCAACCCGGTGACCTCGCGCTCGCCGAGTTCAAGGGCCTGCTCTTCGGGTTCGTGGCGATCATCGTGTGCGCCCACAAGGGCCTCAACGCCCGCGGCGGGCCCAAGGCGGTCGCCGACGCGGTCAACCAGGCCGTCGTCCTCAGCGTGATCCTGCTCGCCGTCATCAACGTCGGGCTGACCCAGGCCTACGTGATGCTCTTCCCCGGGGGTGCCTGA
- a CDS encoding MCE family protein: MMTIRTTAPRAATAALLALLLGVLSACSTTMRDLPIPGTGVSGDTIEIKAEFDDALNLAVGAPVKVNGVDMGKVAEIKPKDFTAEATLTIKTDAEVREGAQARLRYTTPLGELFVDITNPATGKALADDAVLTRASTTTAPSVEDALAQASLLINGGGLDQLQTVTEELNKALNGNEGDYRALLDKASVFLTRANATTQSIDAVLTSLNSLSTTLNGRKETINRAVREIRPAAKVLREKTPQFTELLAEIEKFTGAANQTVGATRAQLLTLLGELEPVLAEFAKNNGTFENSLRAVINAAKAADGVVATDYLNIALELHLDNLNVNGLLSGTVTGLVRDLLDLVGLGKLLPGLGGGLGGLLGGPKATGGNGKTGGATGAQPGGKAPADPLGLNGLLGGLFGGRG; the protein is encoded by the coding sequence ATGATGACGATCCGGACCACCGCGCCGCGCGCGGCCACGGCCGCGCTCCTGGCCCTGCTGCTCGGCGTGCTGAGCGCCTGCAGCACCACCATGCGCGACCTGCCGATCCCGGGCACCGGGGTCAGCGGCGACACCATCGAGATCAAGGCCGAGTTCGACGACGCGCTCAACCTCGCGGTCGGGGCTCCGGTCAAGGTCAACGGCGTCGACATGGGCAAGGTCGCCGAGATCAAGCCCAAGGACTTCACCGCCGAGGCGACGCTGACGATCAAGACCGACGCCGAGGTCCGCGAGGGCGCCCAGGCGCGGCTGCGCTACACCACGCCGCTCGGTGAGCTGTTCGTCGACATCACCAATCCCGCCACCGGCAAGGCGCTCGCCGACGACGCGGTGCTCACCCGCGCGTCGACGACCACCGCGCCCTCGGTCGAGGACGCGCTGGCCCAGGCCTCGCTGCTCATCAACGGGGGTGGTCTCGACCAGCTCCAGACGGTGACCGAGGAGCTCAACAAGGCGCTCAACGGCAACGAGGGCGACTACCGGGCGCTGCTGGACAAGGCGTCGGTCTTCCTGACCCGCGCCAACGCCACCACCCAGAGCATCGACGCGGTGCTCACCTCGCTCAACTCGCTCTCCACCACGCTCAACGGGCGCAAGGAGACGATCAACCGGGCGGTCCGCGAGATCCGGCCCGCAGCCAAGGTGCTGCGCGAGAAGACGCCGCAGTTCACCGAGCTGCTCGCCGAGATCGAGAAGTTCACCGGCGCCGCCAACCAGACCGTCGGGGCGACCCGGGCCCAGCTGCTCACGCTGCTCGGCGAGCTGGAGCCGGTGCTGGCGGAGTTCGCCAAGAACAACGGCACCTTCGAGAACTCCCTGCGCGCGGTGATCAACGCCGCCAAGGCGGCCGACGGCGTGGTGGCGACCGACTACCTCAACATCGCCCTCGAGCTGCACCTCGACAACCTCAACGTCAACGGCCTGCTCAGCGGTACGGTCACCGGGCTGGTCCGCGACCTGCTCGACCTGGTCGGCCTCGGCAAGCTGCTGCCCGGCCTGGGCGGCGGGCTGGGCGGTCTGCTCGGCGGGCCCAAGGCGACCGGCGGCAACGGCAAGACCGGCGGCGCCACCGGCGCCCAGCCGGGCGGCAAGGCCCCGGCCGACCCGCTCGGGCTCAACGGCCTCCTCGGCGGCCTGTTCGGAGGGAGGGGCTGA
- a CDS encoding SCP2 sterol-binding domain-containing protein: MVAHLRAADPAALVHAIREASDESLVTLVHDVGRGRAVVEVVTSRIGDLAVPAQRDGVRGVVRWESGDPALAATVRFADGVVEPVTDAEEGPDLVVRGSLVQLLRLVAGQLEIAVAYLGRSLEIEGDSALALALAGLFAADGTAPLTGVPVDPRDIDPLDVSRALHGVDIDHLRSVLASGFRPVVLDEIFSRMPAHVNGRKAAGARITVGFRLTGRPDGEVDRYVLRLSDGQATVLAGEAADAVGPDDRDATVTCEAHDFLRLVTGHLSAITGVLRGQLRVRGDKAAALRLATAFDIPKAAA; encoded by the coding sequence TTGGTCGCCCATCTCCGCGCGGCCGACCCGGCCGCGCTCGTCCACGCGATCCGCGAGGCCTCCGACGAGAGCCTGGTCACATTGGTGCATGACGTCGGGCGGGGTCGAGCCGTTGTCGAGGTCGTGACGAGCCGGATCGGTGACCTCGCCGTGCCCGCCCAGCGCGACGGCGTGCGCGGCGTCGTGCGCTGGGAATCCGGCGACCCGGCGCTCGCCGCGACCGTGCGGTTCGCCGACGGCGTCGTCGAGCCGGTCACGGACGCGGAGGAGGGCCCCGACCTGGTGGTGCGCGGCAGCCTCGTCCAGCTGCTGCGCCTGGTGGCCGGCCAGCTCGAGATCGCCGTGGCCTACCTCGGCCGGAGCCTGGAGATCGAGGGCGACAGCGCCCTGGCGCTCGCCCTGGCCGGTCTCTTCGCCGCCGACGGCACCGCGCCGCTCACCGGCGTCCCGGTCGACCCGCGCGACATCGACCCGCTCGACGTCTCCCGCGCCCTGCACGGCGTGGACATCGACCATCTGCGATCGGTCCTGGCCTCAGGCTTCCGTCCGGTCGTCCTCGATGAGATCTTCAGCCGGATGCCAGCCCATGTGAACGGCCGCAAGGCGGCCGGTGCGCGGATCACGGTCGGGTTCCGCCTGACCGGCCGCCCCGACGGAGAGGTGGACCGTTACGTGCTCCGACTCAGCGACGGTCAGGCGACCGTCCTCGCCGGGGAGGCGGCCGATGCCGTCGGGCCCGACGATCGCGACGCGACCGTGACCTGCGAGGCCCACGACTTCCTCCGGCTGGTCACCGGCCACCTCAGCGCGATCACCGGCGTGCTGCGCGGCCAGCTGCGGGTGCGCGGTGACAAGGCCGCCGCGCTGCGGCTCGCCACCGCCTTCGACATCCCCAAGGCGGCGGCCTGA
- a CDS encoding MlaD family protein — MVMKLLGNRLYLSLAGIILVLIVTTAYIFAAVLDQPLTSKPVEVKVELAQTGGLFEGSAVTYRGIKVGKVRSIVPADNGVLATIAITSGTEIPKDALARVRSLSPVGEQYLDFQPKKASGPYLADGDTIPAASTDLPKSLSSTVVAVNNVLRQIDDKKLRVVLGELSTGLKGTGDDLGRILDQGTALLETLDSVWPETDRVISSSGSVLSIATDNADALRQLATSSKRFAQFLREYDPELRDILKRGPGQIDELIKLVRDANEVLPGFLSAGVSFTDVFRSYEPHLRALLQNYSPGLRSLLAKVRDGELRIELIPDKMRKEATCTYGTSRLNPKVDQRRALQRDGRCAAGLTYLQRGAANAPGPVR, encoded by the coding sequence ATGGTCATGAAGCTTCTGGGCAACCGGCTCTACCTGAGCCTGGCCGGCATCATCCTCGTGCTGATCGTGACCACGGCGTACATCTTCGCCGCGGTGCTCGACCAGCCGCTCACCTCCAAGCCCGTCGAGGTCAAGGTCGAGCTGGCCCAGACCGGCGGCCTGTTCGAGGGCTCCGCGGTGACCTACCGCGGGATCAAGGTGGGCAAGGTCCGCTCGATCGTGCCCGCCGACAACGGCGTGCTCGCCACGATCGCCATCACCTCGGGCACCGAGATCCCCAAGGACGCGCTCGCCCGCGTGCGCAGCCTCTCGCCGGTCGGTGAGCAGTACCTCGACTTCCAGCCGAAGAAGGCCTCGGGGCCCTATCTCGCCGACGGCGACACGATCCCGGCCGCCTCGACCGACCTGCCCAAGAGCCTCAGCTCGACGGTGGTCGCGGTCAACAACGTGCTGCGCCAGATCGACGACAAGAAGCTCCGTGTCGTCCTCGGCGAGCTGAGCACCGGCCTCAAGGGGACCGGCGACGACCTCGGCCGGATCCTCGACCAGGGCACCGCCCTGCTCGAGACGCTCGACTCCGTGTGGCCCGAGACCGACCGGGTGATCAGCAGCTCGGGCTCGGTGCTCTCGATCGCCACCGACAACGCCGACGCGCTGCGCCAGCTCGCCACCTCGTCCAAGCGCTTCGCGCAGTTCCTGCGCGAGTACGACCCCGAGCTGCGCGACATCCTCAAGCGGGGCCCGGGTCAGATCGACGAGCTGATCAAGCTGGTCCGCGACGCCAACGAGGTGCTGCCGGGCTTCCTGTCGGCCGGCGTCAGCTTCACCGACGTCTTCCGCTCCTACGAGCCGCACCTGCGCGCGCTGCTCCAGAACTACTCGCCGGGTCTGCGCTCGCTGCTGGCCAAGGTCCGCGACGGTGAGCTGCGCATCGAGCTCATCCCCGACAAGATGCGCAAGGAAGCGACCTGCACCTACGGCACGAGCCGGCTCAACCCCAAGGTCGACCAGCGCCGCGCGCTCCAGCGCGACGGCCGCTGCGCCGCCGGGCTGACCTACCTCCAGCGCGGTGCCGCCAACGCCCCGGGACCCGTGCGATGA
- a CDS encoding MCE family protein, translating into MNERSPLRVGIVTLVVLGLVGAFVVFLSFSNFGTKKYTAVLEHTAGLRTGEDVQVHGVISGKVTGIELQKEHVLVTFALDNGIELGSRSSATVKVATLLGTHYLEVDPHGSGSLAGAQIPLERTSVPYNLQDVIEKGSEALDELDPELLAKALTEMAGTLGASKQEIGPALEGVARLSEVVSRRSDQVGDLMEATRKVTDQLSASSQDIVGLMKQANLVVGEITARRAAIHRLLVETTDLSKALTAIVRSTNGKLKPALTDLNAVLDTLNRQDKQLTHLLEVMAPAVRYVANATGSGPFLPLYVKPPAIPADDTTCKLEGTCRR; encoded by the coding sequence ATGAACGAGCGCAGCCCGCTGCGCGTCGGCATCGTCACCCTGGTCGTGCTCGGCCTGGTCGGCGCCTTCGTCGTGTTCCTCAGCTTCTCCAACTTCGGCACCAAGAAGTACACCGCCGTCCTCGAGCACACCGCCGGTCTGCGCACCGGCGAGGACGTCCAGGTGCACGGCGTGATCTCCGGCAAGGTGACCGGCATCGAGCTGCAGAAGGAGCACGTGCTCGTGACCTTCGCCCTCGACAACGGCATCGAGCTGGGCTCGCGCTCCTCGGCGACGGTCAAGGTGGCGACCCTGCTGGGCACCCACTACCTCGAGGTCGACCCCCACGGCTCGGGCAGCCTGGCCGGTGCCCAGATCCCGCTGGAGCGCACCTCGGTGCCCTACAACCTCCAGGACGTGATCGAGAAGGGCTCCGAGGCGCTCGACGAGCTCGACCCCGAGCTGCTGGCCAAGGCGCTGACCGAGATGGCCGGCACCCTCGGGGCCAGCAAGCAGGAGATCGGTCCCGCCCTCGAGGGCGTGGCCCGGCTCTCCGAGGTCGTCTCCCGGCGCTCCGACCAGGTCGGCGACCTGATGGAGGCCACCCGCAAGGTCACCGACCAGCTCTCCGCCAGCAGCCAGGACATCGTCGGGCTGATGAAGCAGGCCAACCTCGTCGTCGGTGAGATCACCGCCCGGCGCGCGGCGATCCACCGGCTGCTCGTCGAGACCACGGACCTGTCCAAGGCGCTCACCGCGATCGTCCGGTCGACCAACGGCAAGCTCAAGCCGGCGCTCACCGACCTCAACGCCGTCCTCGACACGCTCAACCGCCAGGACAAGCAGCTGACCCACCTGCTCGAGGTGATGGCGCCCGCCGTCCGCTACGTCGCCAACGCGACCGGCAGCGGCCCGTTCCTGCCCCTCTACGTCAAGCCGCCCGCGATCCCGGCCGACGACACGACCTGCAAGCTCGAAGGGACGTGCCGCCGATGA
- a CDS encoding MCE family protein, whose protein sequence is MAREVSRNQLARRGLIALVAIAVIGAFITLRSNGTFGSKPHVTAEVANAGGALRTGSDVKLNGVIVGKVSQISRSTSGGVTVDMEMSPQDLDAVPSNVVARILPATVFGTTFVDLVVHGKPSGELRAGAVVQADRTQGTLELQQALDDIDRLVKALGPAELASAIGSASEALDGRGNEIGETVRTLNSYLDRLNPRMPQVREDLDALAATTRLVDEIAPDLLDATDDVLVTLHTIVTQEASLTALITGGTNLARISTGFLDKNQRNLVRFINGAAVLLDAVYDNRQAGISDALAVNLALGRTLPSAVREGFVRTDGTLRLSPPDYYSGGQRPSYRTGSSDPAGFGRLLGEGR, encoded by the coding sequence ATGGCCCGCGAAGTCTCCCGCAACCAGCTCGCCCGGCGCGGCCTGATCGCCCTCGTGGCGATCGCCGTGATCGGCGCGTTCATCACGCTGCGCAGCAACGGCACCTTCGGCTCCAAGCCGCACGTGACCGCCGAGGTCGCCAACGCCGGCGGCGCGCTGCGCACCGGCTCCGACGTCAAGCTCAACGGCGTCATCGTCGGCAAGGTCAGCCAGATCAGCCGCTCCACGTCGGGCGGGGTCACCGTCGACATGGAGATGTCGCCGCAGGACCTCGACGCCGTCCCGTCCAACGTGGTCGCCCGGATCCTGCCCGCCACCGTCTTCGGCACGACCTTCGTCGACCTCGTGGTGCACGGCAAGCCCAGCGGCGAGCTTCGGGCCGGCGCGGTGGTCCAGGCCGACCGGACCCAGGGCACCCTCGAGCTCCAGCAGGCGCTCGACGACATCGACCGCCTGGTCAAGGCGCTCGGTCCGGCCGAGCTGGCCTCCGCGATCGGCTCGGCCTCCGAGGCGCTCGACGGCCGCGGCAACGAGATCGGCGAGACGGTCCGCACGCTCAACTCCTACCTTGACCGGCTCAACCCGCGGATGCCCCAGGTACGCGAGGACCTCGACGCCCTGGCGGCGACCACGCGGCTGGTCGACGAGATCGCGCCCGACCTGCTCGACGCGACCGACGACGTGCTCGTCACGCTCCACACCATCGTGACCCAGGAGGCCTCGCTGACCGCGCTCATCACCGGCGGCACCAACCTGGCGCGGATCTCGACCGGCTTCCTCGACAAGAACCAGCGCAACCTGGTGCGGTTCATCAACGGTGCCGCGGTGCTGCTCGACGCGGTCTACGACAACCGCCAGGCCGGCATCTCCGACGCGCTCGCGGTCAACCTCGCGCTCGGCCGGACGCTGCCGAGCGCCGTGCGCGAGGGGTTCGTGCGCACCGACGGCACGCTGCGGCTCTCGCCGCCGGACTACTACAGCGGCGGCCAGCGCCCGTCGTACCGGACCGGGAGCAGCGACCCCGCGGGCTTCGGGCGGCTGCTGGGGGAGGGCCGATGA